In Flavobacterium piscisymbiosum, the sequence AACTTCGCAACTAAAATAAGTCGGTGGTTGATTTTTCCTCATATACTTATAAGAAGCTATCATTCTAACAACTTGATAATTTTCTTTTTTGGTTAATATTGCGAAATAATTCATCTCTTGAAAAAGAGTTGAATTGTATTTAAACATTTTCAATTTTGAACTACAAGTGGGACATATAGGCTCAACAATTTCATTATGCCATGTAGGAGAATCTTCTTTCCATGAATGTCCACATTCAAGACAATGAACTCTGTTTCTGGAAAATGATCCCCATGTTCGAAATAAATTGTCTTCGGGATATTTCAATTGCTTTTCGGTTAATTTAGGAAGCTTACTACTCAATTCGACTATCCTAATCTCTTGCTTAGTTTTTGGTTCCATACCTAGAATAATTCAGCTTGAACGGTTTGAGTTGCATCTTGTTTTTTTAGATTTGCTTTCTTTTTTAATCTTTCCTTTTCTTCAGTTACAACTTGTGAGATAGCCTTTTCCTTTGCTTTCTTTATATCATCCTCAGTAAGCTCAACATGATGATTCACTACGACATTTCCGGAAAAAGATTTCCCAGGCTTAATATTATCTTCATCATAATAATGAATCGCCATTCCAAAAATTTCATCATCTGTAAATCCCGAACAACCGCTTTTCTGAACTTCTGATAAAATATAATTAACGCATCCCTCAATATTTTTGCTTTCTTTTTTTAATGTTTCTGCAAATAATGCATCATTTGAAGCGACCAATTCAAGGTGGTCGCTTATTACTTTTTTAAAATTATCTGTGGTTTTCATATTGCTAAATCAAATAAGGTTGGAACATTTATTTTGTACTCGATAGATTTCAGGTAAAAAAGACCATCATCATAATAGCTTGGATTCAGCTCTGCAGATA encodes:
- a CDS encoding PcfK-like family protein, which gives rise to MKTTDNFKKVISDHLELVASNDALFAETLKKESKNIEGCVNYILSEVQKSGCSGFTDDEIFGMAIHYYDEDNIKPGKSFSGNVVVNHHVELTEDDIKKAKEKAISQVVTEEKERLKKKANLKKQDATQTVQAELF